A genome region from Anastrepha ludens isolate Willacy chromosome 3, idAnaLude1.1, whole genome shotgun sequence includes the following:
- the LOC128859125 gene encoding mitochondrial tRNA-specific 2-thiouridylase 1, whose translation MQYRPIVNKQQLLCGNVTGAAVIRMFRNIVIGISGGVDSAISALILKQKGYHVVGVFMKNWDEFDETGACSGEQDYRDAEYTCQKLNIELRVVNYVKDYWNSVFSGFLDDYQNGLTPNPDILCNKYIKFDLFYKYAREQLKCDAIATGHYAKTSFGNFLEHYNANGDVHLLLPRDTFKDQTFFLSGIQRHALSRTMFPLGDSMKNDVKALACKFGLERLAHKKESTGICFIGNRDFKQFIKQYIHPHPGHFVDIDTGQIVGTHNGIHEWTIGQRCRLASFLRPYFVARKEVTSNTIYVASGHEHPELFSDVIYADTPNWLCNDPLTGIGDDSVSRELRCRFRFQHTKPLVGCAVRKCLKDTSCVTVTLDKSLRALTPGQYAVFYSETSCLGSARIINASRKVDEVQDKAEYLKQS comes from the exons ATGCAGTACCGCCCAATAGTAAACAAACAACAGCTGTTATGTGGAAATGTTACAGGAGCAGCAGTTATTAGGATGTTCCGTAATATTGTGATTGGCATATCCGGCGGTGTAGATAGCGCCATTTCGGCGCTTATACTCAAACAAAAAG GCTACCATGTTGTCGGTGTATTCATGAAAAACTGGGACGAATTTGACGAAACGGGTGCTTGCAGCGGTGAGCAAGATTATCGTGATGCGGAATATACGTGCCAAAAACTTAACATTGAATTGCGTGTAGTGAACTACGTGAAGGACTATTGGAATTCGGTGTTCAG CGGTTTCCTGGATGATTATCAAAATGGACTCACACCAAATCCGGACATACTTTGTAATAAATACATCAAATTTGATTTATTCTATAAATATGCCAGAGAACAATTAAAATGTGATGCAATCGCCACGGGACATTATGCGAAAACCAGttttggaaactttttagaGCATTATAATGCTAATGGTG ATGTACACCTACTGCTACCACGCGATACGTTTAAGGATCAAACCTTTTTCCTCTCCGGTATACAACGTCATGCGCTCAGTCGCACCATGTTTCCGTTGGGTGATTCAATGAAAAACGATGTTAAAGCTTTAGCGTGTAAATTTGGCCTAGAACGTTTGGCACACAAAAAGGAAAGTACAGGCATTTGTTTTATAGGTAATCGTGATTTTAAACAGTTCATAAAGCAG TATATTCACCCGCATCCTGGTCATTTTGTCGATATTGACACCGGTCAAATCGTGGGCACACACAATGGCATACATGAATGGACAATTGGACAACGTTGCCGGCTTGCCTCCTTCCTACGTCCATACTTTGTAGCACGAAAAGAAGTCACCAGCAATACCATATATGTGGCTTCCGGCCATGAGCACCCAGAACTATTTAGTGATGTTATTTATGCGGACACACCGAACTGGCTGTGCAATGATCCTCTTACTGGTATTGGCGATGATAGCGTATCACGGGAACTGCGGTGCCGCTTTCGTTTCCAGCACACAAAACCATTGGTTGGCTGTGCGGTTAGAAAATGTCTCAAAGACACTTCATGTGTCACAGTCACTCTAGATAAGTCATTACGGGCGCTTACACCAGGACAGTATGCGGTGTTTTATAGTGAAACTTCATGCTTGGGTTCGGCGCGTATCATCAATGCCAGTAGAAAAGTTGACGAAGTCCAAGATAAGGCTGAGTACTTGAAACAAAGCTAG
- the LOC128859123 gene encoding moesin/ezrin/radixin homolog 2 encodes MSPFRSKKNRSLPVKVVTFDSELEFNLGHRESGQELFDLVCRTIGLRESWYFGLQYVDARGHVSWLKMDKKVKDQRIQLQTNGFFVFNFYAKYFPENVSEELIQEITQHLFFLQVKQSILSMDIYCRPEASVLLASYAVHVQYGPYDYETYKDGMLASADLLPKKVTDQYQMTPEMWEERIKTWYMDHEPMTRDEVEMEYLKIAQDLDMYGVNYFPITNKNKTKLWLGVTAIGLNIYEENNKLSPRTTFQWNEIRHVSFDDKKFTIRLVDTKVSNFIFYSQDLHINKMILDLCKGNHDLYMRRRKPDTMEIQQMKAQAKEEKQRRQQERAKFLREKKLREKAERDRYDLQKRYEHLQEEMRMANDALRRSEETKELYFEKSRVNEEQMQLTECKAHHFKTEMDRLRERQMKIEHEKMDLEKKIRDADFYVHQLTLEKDKREAEAEKLKKELQCAQLAEREATARLLNFINHGRKTSTDSLVAISGNNVVVSATNTAISTPSLTTSNSTIDIETVGGVELTTSNHDLVANSNDNSSDVIDDFETKEFILTDAEMEQITNSRLEYLKKSKQMENQLQTLRSQIELLKIEENQSNLDILSDALIKAGETKYSTLKKLKSGSTKARVAFFEEL; translated from the exons ATGAGTCCATTTCGGTCGAagaaaaatcgctcattgccaGTGAAGGTAGTAACCTTCGATTCAGAATTAGAATTCAATTTGGGGCATCGGGAGAGTGGACAAGAACTATTTGATTTGGTGTGCCGCACTATAGGTTTACGTGAGTCATGGTACTTCGGTTTGCAATACGTGGATGCACGCGGACATGTCTCCTGGCTGAAGATGGACAAAAAAGTGAAAGACCAACGCATACAACTACAAACGAATGGTTTTTTCGTTTTCAACTTTTATGCCAAGTACTTTCCGGAAAATGTTAGTGAAGAGCTGATACAAGAAATCACACAgcatttgtttttcttacaaGTGAAGCAGAGTATCCTCTCCATGGATATATATTGCCGACCGGAGGCATCAGTATTGCTGGCGTCGTATGCAGTTCACGTGCAGTATGGTCCATACGACTATGAAACCTATAAAGATGGCATGCTAGCGAGCGCAGACCTACTCCCGAAAAAAGTAACAGACCAGTATCAAATGACGCCAGAGATGTGGGAGGAACGGATAAAAACTTG GTACATGGATCATGAGCCGATGACTCGTGATGAGGTTGAAATGGAATACTTGAAGATCGCACAAGATTTAGATATGTATGGTGTAAATTATTTTCCTATTACC aataaaaataaaaccaaattatgGCTGGGCGTTACCGCTATCGGTCTCAAtatttatgaagaaaataataaactCTCGCCGCGTACAACGTTCCAGTGGAATGAGATAAGACATGTTAGCTTCGatgataaaaaatttactattcGATTGGTAGATACGAAagtgtcaaattttattttctactcgCAAGATTTACATATCAATAAAATG ATTTTAGACTTGTGTAAAGGTAATCACGATCTGTATATGCGACGCCGCAAGCCCGACACCATGGAAATACAACAAATGAAAGCACAAGCAAAGGAAGAGAAACAGAGGCGCCAGCAGGAACGGGCAAAGTTTTTGCGTGAGAAAAAGTTGCGCGAAAAAGCGGAACGTGATCGCTACGACCTGCAAAAGCGTTACGAGCATCTTCAGGAGGAGATGCGAATGGCTAATGATGCGCTG CGGCGTTCCGAAGAAACTAAGGAACTCTATTTTGAAAAGAGCCGCGTGAATGAGGAGCAAATGCAATTGACAGAATGTAAAGCACATCACTTCAAAACGGAAATGGATCGATTACGTGAGCGACAAATGAAAATCGAACACGAGAAAATGGATTTGGAGAAAAAAATACGCGATGCCGACTTTTATGTGCATCAGTTGACATTGGAAAAAGATAAGCGTGAGGCGGAAGcggaaaaactgaaaaaagagcTTCAGTGCGCACAATTGGCGGAGCGCGAAGCAACCGCACGTCTACTTAATTTCATCAATCATGGTCGCAAAACATCCACCGATAGTTTGGTGGCCATCTCAGGGAATAATGTGGTCGTTTCGGCTACAAATACGGCCATTAGTACACCATCCTTAACCACCAGCAATTCAACCATAGATATCGAAACGGTAGGTGGCGTCGAACTAACTACATCGAATCATGATCTTGTCGCTAACTCAAATGACAACTCCTCCGATGTAATTGACGATTTTGAAACAAAAGAATTCATACTTACTGATGCTGAGATGGAACAGATCACAAATAGTCGCcttgaatatttaaagaaatccAAGCAGATGGAAAATCAGTTACAGACGTTGCGGTCACAAATTGAGTTGTTGAAAATCGAAGAAAATCAAAGTAATTTAGATATTTTAAGTGATGCATTGATTAAAGCGGGTGAAACTAAATACTCAACATTGAAGAAATTGAAGTCGGGCTCTACTAAGGCACGAGTCGCTTTCTTTGAGGAATTGTAG
- the LOC128859124 gene encoding cell division control protein 45 homolog encodes MFIQELRQDFYNRLVGKRLLIIVNYDIDAICASKILLSLFKYDHMLYSVVPIMGLAGLQRAYNEHQGDVKFVLLVNCGGCVDIVELLQPEEDVTFFICDAHRPLDVCNIYSDRQVCILGDPALEENIPAFESIFCESDDSDSEHEPDDNGGNDSGTGGSGEEDSERVDRPPAQKLSRLERHEKRVLKQRQRRTWENERDRIMFEYTQYSFYGRSTALTIFELAWKLSKDNMDLLWWAIVGLTEQLILGKVESSAYTLEIENVQSHVSRLTNKTNDQSNMSASKINFENDLHLVLYRHWSVVESMRYSMYCACKLRLWTLRGEKRLHELLVEMGLPLVQARQLFNSMDLVLRQEFYKMLEKLAEKYDIPDIVYGSFTLNYGYRNRYAAADYVYGMLAILESVKKDKTPEDCFLEALDSLSRNHRNIMLEGIENAKLLLSSIFKQVQSSLEAHQVLSTGTFLYYILNEENAYFSYPYGLILLAKFMLNGHVAVSRSRQAPDLPLIASCPVDAERGLCLLVGIPPIREASPKNFFGKAFEQAASKCNAVILQDFFETSLIQIRQSDMAKFLDALTVLLA; translated from the exons atGTTTATACAAGAGCTTAGACAGGATTTCTACAATCGACTGGTGGGCAAACGCTTGCTTATAATCGTCAATTATGATATTGATGCGATATGTGCGAGCAAGATTTTACTGTCTCTCTTCAAGTATGACCACATGCTGTATTCGGTGGTCCCAATAATGGGGTTGGCTGGTCTGCAACGTGCATACAACGAGCACCAAGGCGATGTCAAATTTGTATTGCTCGTTAATTGTGGCGGTTGTGTAGATATTGTTGAATTGCTGCAGCCCGAAGAGGATGTAACGTTTTTTATTTGCGATGCTCATCGGCCGTTAGATGTGTGCAACATTTACAGTGACCGGCAG GTTTGTATATTAGGCGATCCAGCACTGGAAGAAAATATACCCGCGTTCGAGTCGATATTCTGCGAGTCGGATGACTCGGATAGTGAACACGAGCCAGATGACAATGGTGGTAACGATAGCGGTACAGGCGGCTCCGGTGAAGAAGATAGCGAAAGAGTAGATCGACCACCCGCTCAAAAGTTAAGTCGCCTCGAGCGGCATGAAAAACGCGTTTTAAAGCAACGTCAACGCCGCACCTGGGAGAATGAACGTGATCGCATTATGTTTGAATACACACAATACAGTTTTTATGGACGCTCTACTGCGCTAACCATATTCGAATTGGCCTGGAAATTGTCAAAGGATAATATGGATTTGTTATGGTGGGCCATAGTTGGTCTTACCGAACAGCTAATATTGGGTAAAGTCGAGAGTAGCGCTTACACGTTGGAAATTGAAAACGTGCAGTCGCATGTGTCGCGTCTAACTAATAAAACCAACGATCAGAGCAATATGAGTGCATCGaaaatcaattttgaaaatgatcTGCATTTAGTGCTATATCGCCATTGGAGTGTGGTGGAGTCGATGCG CTACTCGATGTATTGTGCATGTAAATTAAGATTGTGGACATTGCGTGGCGAGAAACGTTTACATGAGCTACTTGTTGAAATGGGTTTGCCGTTAGTGCAAGCGAGACAGTTGTTCAACTCAATGGATTTGGTGCTGCGTCAGGAGTTCTACAAAATGTTGGAGAAATTGGCGGAAAAGTACGACATTCCGGACATAGTTTATGGTTCGTTTACATTGAATTATGGCTACCGCAATCGATATGCCGCCGCCGATTACGTTTACGGCATGCTAGCTATTTTAGAGTCAGTGAAAAAAGACAAAACACCAGAGGATTGCTTCTTGGAAGCGTTGGATAGTCTGTCGCGCAATCATCGCAACATTATGTTGGAAGGAATTGAAAATGCCAAACTGTTGCTTTCATCCATTTTCAAACAAGTACAAAGCAGCTTGGAAGCACATCAAGTGCTCTCAACAGGCAcattcttatattatattttaaacgaAGAAAATGCTTATTTCTCTTATCCGTATGGCTTAATTTTGTTGGCCAAGTTTATGCTAAATGGGCACGTGGCCGTGTCGCGTAGTCGTCAGGCGCCGGATTTGCCGCTAATCGCCAGCTGCCCGGTGGATGCGGAGCGTGGACTCTGCTTACTAGTAGGCATTCCACCTATACGTGAGGCTTCACCAAAAAATTTCTTTGGCAAAGCGTTCGAGCAGGCGGCTAGTAAATGTAATGCAGTGATTTTACAGGATTTTTTCGAAACTTCTCTGATACAAATTAGACAAAGtgatatggcgaaatttttagATGCGCTCACTGTACTTTTGGCttaa
- the LOC128859128 gene encoding uncharacterized protein LOC128859128: protein MSGLIDKRKRSREDDICDSTPLSKRINQLHLTNLDEPQQALQQLHFNDHTKQVNLAQVYNSNHICTSALNMHLHNKHDMTAAEHHQQQQIHLQHPYAPDLNEAENPFYYIKNKLLYELHLERLKRCVV, encoded by the exons atgtcAGGTTTAATCGACAAAag AAAAAGAAGTCGGGAAGATGACATCTGTGATTCAACGCCACTATCCAAACGGATTAATCAGCTGCATTTGACAAATTTGGATGAGCCCCAGCAGGCATTACAACAACTGCATTTTAATGACCACACAAAACAAGTTAATTTAGCTCAGGTATACAACAGTAACCACATCTGTACCAGTGCTTTAAATATGCATTTGCATAATAAACATGATATGACTGCTGCTGAGcatcatcagcaacaacaaatacacttGCAACATCCTTATGCACCAGACCTGAACGAAGCTGAGAATCCATTCTATTATATTAAGAATAAGTTATTGTATGAATTGCATTTGGAACGTCTTAAGAGGTGTGTTGTATAG